One region of Rhodohalobacter mucosus genomic DNA includes:
- a CDS encoding TonB-dependent receptor has protein sequence MKKTIAIALSVIFYTLTVQAVQAQDGALLRVLTLNGEDGTPLIGATVILEEPGSEQAPELFCISDRDGLCEIRNVPVRDELELRISYVGFEPYTELLTFAGGERKIIRAVLNPAVGEIGELTVIEQRYITTGEVGVQRITSRQISRTPSPVAGGDLATFLQTVPGVITSGDRGGDLYIRGGTPDQNLVLVDNMPIVKPFHISNLFSAFPDDLIQDADLFSGGFSPKFNDATSAVLDIALRPGNMRDHRAAASVSPYMTALQAEGPFKTDRSSFLLSGRYSLIDRTGSSLTGEDQNIRFGDFTGRYTIQGENITCSITGLYTYDSGEIVPLRNVDHKWTNVAAGARCLGYSEFFSHPFNVSAGYTRYANEEGSPGQRERFSSIGQVYLKVDIREQLMNLPVDLGFSFNLKSYSVELDERFSRFISLESVNRKMPVTHMYLATEWEPATGLTFYPGVSSQFTLDMPITFEPRIRISWQPGQSDRSQLSLAAGRYVQTHSGISDERDAGTVFMVYQPVEIDNPLPSSLHGMIGVNQRLGNFLSFNAEGYVKQHDNVPVSKWNPEPRIEIETARAEGLTFGADVKMMLERSSYYATISYGWSKSEYEAVSGDLGAWVEEPVFSYSPAHDQRHKLNVAAGFELAGFNLDTRWEFGSGKPYTEIFGYDFFLRLPFENPKTDPGQARILFSEPYNGRMPTYHRLDVSLSRDIQLKNGLVLETQAGAINLYNRSNIFNFDYSVLQRVDQSPFFPYVSLRLVI, from the coding sequence GTGAAGAAGACAATTGCCATAGCGCTCTCTGTTATTTTCTATACTTTGACGGTTCAAGCCGTTCAGGCACAGGACGGGGCACTGCTCAGGGTGCTTACGCTGAACGGCGAAGACGGCACTCCACTGATTGGGGCTACGGTGATTCTGGAAGAACCGGGATCCGAACAAGCTCCCGAGCTATTTTGCATCTCCGACCGCGACGGACTCTGTGAAATTCGGAATGTGCCCGTTCGTGACGAACTCGAGCTCAGAATCTCGTACGTGGGCTTTGAACCCTACACGGAACTGCTCACCTTTGCCGGTGGCGAGCGAAAAATTATTCGTGCCGTACTGAATCCGGCTGTCGGAGAGATCGGTGAGCTCACAGTGATCGAGCAACGCTATATAACAACGGGTGAAGTGGGCGTGCAGCGGATAACCAGCAGGCAAATTTCCCGAACTCCTTCACCTGTGGCAGGAGGCGACCTGGCTACGTTTTTACAAACCGTCCCCGGTGTAATTACCAGCGGCGATCGCGGAGGAGATCTCTACATCCGCGGAGGCACGCCCGACCAGAACCTGGTGCTTGTAGATAATATGCCGATTGTAAAACCATTTCACATATCCAACCTCTTCTCCGCCTTTCCGGACGATCTGATTCAGGATGCCGATCTGTTTTCCGGCGGTTTCAGCCCGAAATTTAACGATGCAACCTCCGCAGTTCTTGATATTGCACTGCGTCCCGGTAATATGAGAGACCACAGGGCCGCGGCGTCGGTCAGCCCCTACATGACGGCACTTCAGGCTGAGGGCCCTTTTAAAACCGACCGTTCCTCCTTTTTATTGAGCGGGCGCTACTCGCTGATTGACCGGACCGGCAGTAGCCTGACCGGCGAGGATCAGAATATCCGGTTTGGAGATTTTACGGGCCGGTATACCATTCAGGGAGAGAATATCACATGCAGCATTACAGGCCTGTACACCTACGACAGCGGTGAAATCGTCCCGCTTCGCAACGTGGATCACAAGTGGACCAATGTGGCAGCTGGTGCCCGTTGCCTTGGATATTCCGAATTTTTCAGCCATCCGTTCAATGTTTCGGCAGGTTACACCCGGTATGCCAATGAAGAGGGATCACCGGGACAGCGCGAGCGTTTCTCTTCTATTGGCCAGGTATACCTGAAAGTGGATATCCGTGAGCAGCTCATGAATCTGCCGGTGGATCTGGGGTTCAGCTTTAATTTAAAAAGCTATTCCGTTGAGCTGGATGAACGTTTTTCCAGATTTATTTCACTTGAAAGCGTGAACCGTAAGATGCCGGTGACACACATGTATCTGGCTACGGAATGGGAACCCGCAACGGGCCTCACCTTCTATCCCGGCGTCTCCTCACAGTTCACGCTCGATATGCCCATCACCTTTGAACCCAGGATTCGCATTTCCTGGCAGCCGGGTCAGAGTGACCGGTCACAACTCTCACTGGCGGCAGGCAGGTACGTGCAAACCCACTCCGGAATCAGTGATGAACGGGACGCAGGCACCGTATTTATGGTTTACCAGCCCGTTGAAATTGACAACCCTCTTCCGTCATCCCTTCACGGTATGATTGGAGTCAACCAAAGGCTTGGCAATTTCTTATCGTTCAACGCTGAAGGATATGTTAAGCAGCATGATAATGTCCCTGTTTCAAAATGGAACCCGGAACCCCGGATTGAGATCGAAACGGCCCGGGCAGAAGGGCTTACGTTTGGTGCTGATGTAAAAATGATGCTTGAGCGATCTTCATACTACGCAACCATATCTTACGGCTGGTCCAAATCGGAATATGAGGCAGTGAGCGGCGATCTGGGAGCTTGGGTTGAGGAACCCGTTTTTTCCTATTCACCCGCGCACGATCAGCGCCACAAGCTGAATGTGGCTGCGGGTTTTGAGCTTGCCGGCTTCAACCTGGATACGCGCTGGGAGTTTGGCAGCGGCAAACCCTACACTGAGATCTTCGGGTATGACTTTTTTCTGCGTTTGCCTTTTGAAAACCCCAAAACAGATCCCGGACAGGCACGCATTCTCTTCAGTGAACCCTATAACGGACGCATGCCAACCTATCACCGCCTGGATGTTTCACTGAGCCGCGACATTCAGTTAAAAAACGGTCTGGTACTCGAGACGCAGGCCGGGGCCATCAACCTCTACAATCGCAGCAACATCTTCAATTTTGACTACAGCGTACTACAACGCGTGGATCAGTCGCCGTTTTTTCCGTATGTGTCGCTGAGGCTTGTGATTTAG
- a CDS encoding VOC family protein has product MNQKDLKPKVTGIGGIFFKTKNPEKVREWYGKHLGLTINEYGSSFEFRNAHRPDEINYLQWGPFSADTEYFNPSEQPFMINYRVQNIEGLVEQFRENGVTVVDEITEYDYGKFVHIMDPFGNKIELWEPVDRVFTEMGGPTTK; this is encoded by the coding sequence ATGAACCAAAAAGATCTGAAACCCAAAGTAACCGGTATCGGCGGCATTTTTTTTAAAACGAAAAATCCTGAGAAAGTTCGGGAATGGTATGGAAAGCATCTCGGCCTTACGATCAACGAATATGGCTCCTCTTTTGAGTTCCGAAATGCCCATCGTCCGGATGAAATCAATTACTTGCAATGGGGTCCATTTTCGGCAGATACTGAATACTTCAATCCCTCCGAACAGCCATTTATGATCAATTACAGGGTTCAGAATATTGAGGGTCTCGTTGAGCAGTTCCGGGAGAATGGCGTCACGGTTGTGGATGAAATCACCGAGTACGACTACGGCAAGTTCGTGCACATCATGGATCCCTTCGGCAACAAGATAGAGCTCTGGGAGCCGGTTGACCGTGTGTTTACCGAAATGGGCGGGCCGACGACTAAGTAG
- a CDS encoding Gfo/Idh/MocA family protein, protein MKNDHEEKSALSRKEFIKKSALASSFIFVPRHVLGGIGYTAPSDRLNLAAIGAGGKGFSDISNATVNGRERVAALCDVHFSGSASRAVEAFPDAARYHDYREMFDREPDIDAVTISTPDHVHAPAAKAAMERGIHVYVQKPVTHNIREARLLTEMAREQRIVTQMGNQGASNPLLGMVQGWVDSGVLGNITDVKVWTNRPVWPQGFAMPEPDPSQKPDDLEWELWLGPAAYRPYTPQLHPFNWRGWWDYGTGALGDVGCHLIDIPYRTLGLTYPTDAECSVGTIFTRMWTPDYHPEGCPASSFITMHYDATEKTGGPITMTWSDGGIRPSRLEIIPPDHDMGGPGSANGVLIIGENGVITTNINDSSPLMPKLYLNDGTTEFGPETEENEEPEYGHQRMWVDACKAGYDSAEHRALTSSFDYAGPMTETVLMGNLAIRSYMLRRENSRGGMEYFGRKKLLWDGENMRITNLEEANQYVGREYREGWEV, encoded by the coding sequence ATGAAAAACGACCACGAAGAAAAATCGGCTCTGTCCCGCAAGGAATTCATCAAAAAAAGTGCTCTTGCTTCATCGTTTATATTTGTTCCACGCCATGTCCTGGGAGGCATTGGCTATACCGCACCCAGCGACCGGCTGAACCTTGCAGCGATTGGTGCCGGGGGAAAAGGATTCAGCGATATATCGAACGCAACCGTGAACGGACGCGAACGGGTTGCTGCACTCTGTGATGTACACTTTTCCGGATCGGCATCGCGCGCCGTGGAGGCTTTCCCGGATGCTGCGCGCTACCATGATTACCGCGAGATGTTCGACCGTGAACCTGATATTGATGCAGTTACCATCTCCACCCCCGACCACGTTCATGCGCCGGCTGCAAAAGCTGCGATGGAACGCGGCATCCACGTTTATGTGCAAAAACCCGTAACACACAATATCCGGGAGGCACGACTGCTAACCGAAATGGCCCGTGAACAGCGTATTGTGACCCAGATGGGCAACCAGGGAGCATCCAATCCTCTGTTGGGTATGGTTCAGGGCTGGGTGGACTCAGGCGTTCTGGGAAATATCACTGACGTAAAGGTCTGGACCAACCGGCCGGTCTGGCCGCAGGGCTTTGCGATGCCCGAACCCGATCCCTCCCAAAAGCCGGACGACCTGGAATGGGAACTCTGGCTGGGTCCCGCAGCCTATCGCCCGTATACTCCGCAACTGCATCCGTTTAACTGGCGGGGATGGTGGGACTATGGTACCGGTGCACTGGGCGACGTAGGATGCCACCTTATTGACATTCCCTACCGCACGCTGGGCCTCACCTATCCCACCGATGCTGAATGCAGTGTGGGCACCATTTTTACTCGTATGTGGACACCCGACTACCATCCGGAAGGTTGCCCGGCGTCCTCCTTTATTACCATGCACTACGATGCAACGGAAAAAACCGGGGGCCCCATAACCATGACATGGAGTGATGGCGGTATTCGTCCCTCCAGGCTGGAGATCATTCCACCCGACCACGATATGGGCGGACCGGGCAGCGCCAACGGGGTTCTCATTATTGGCGAAAATGGCGTTATTACAACAAATATCAACGACAGCTCGCCGCTGATGCCGAAGCTCTACCTGAACGACGGCACCACGGAGTTCGGTCCGGAAACCGAAGAGAATGAAGAACCCGAATACGGTCACCAGCGCATGTGGGTGGATGCCTGCAAAGCCGGATACGACAGCGCGGAGCACCGTGCACTCACTTCATCATTTGACTATGCGGGTCCGATGACCGAAACCGTGCTGATGGGCAACCTGGCGATCCGGAGCTATATGCTTCGCAGGGAAAACAGCCGCGGCGGAATGGAATACTTCGGCCGGAAGAAACTGCTGTGGGACGGTGAAAATATGCGAATCACCAACCTGGAAGAAGCCAATCAATATGTCGGCAGGGAGTATCGGGAAGGATGGGAAGTTTGA
- a CDS encoding tetratricopeptide repeat protein, which produces MKNVLFLFLSVVLTMSLARTSQAQSKLLGEIDFPNSGAEAAQSDFIEGVKFLHNFEYEDAERAFKRARDIDPSFALAYWGEAMTHNHPIWYRQYRDDAMAVLNQLGQTVRQRQEKAGTQREKDYLMSLEVLYGNTPESSGKSKEERDDLYMETMKELHEKYPDDHEITAFYGLSILGTAHEGRDYFIYMKAAAELFDVWNENQKHPGAAHYLIHSFDDPVHAPLGLPMAKAYSEIAPAAAHAQHMTSHIFLALGMWDGVIDANETARDVQTARQAELNEALTVCGHYPWWLQYGYLQEGRVQDAMSVLETCSERIEGDPSQSEMWHFAVMRGHYIVDTENWGDAKNWMAEIDAESYAARNFYFTSALAAIHRDEMSEARDYLEKLEQSPDAPERDIQLNQIRGLLLIAEGRTDEGLDLLNQAVAAELELPVDFGPPSIVKPSLELLGDVLMEMGNHSEAHEAYQKQLERTPNRMRSVSGTEKSAQLSGAAASMQ; this is translated from the coding sequence ATGAAAAACGTTTTATTCCTCTTCCTTTCTGTCGTTCTAACAATGTCACTTGCGCGGACCAGTCAGGCCCAAAGCAAGCTGTTGGGAGAAATTGACTTTCCGAATTCTGGAGCAGAAGCTGCGCAGTCTGATTTTATAGAGGGCGTAAAATTTCTTCACAACTTTGAATATGAGGATGCAGAACGTGCATTTAAACGAGCCCGGGATATTGATCCTTCTTTTGCCCTGGCCTACTGGGGCGAGGCGATGACCCATAACCACCCTATCTGGTACCGGCAGTACCGCGACGATGCGATGGCGGTACTCAATCAGCTGGGGCAAACCGTCCGGCAGAGGCAGGAGAAAGCAGGTACGCAAAGAGAAAAAGACTATTTAATGAGCCTTGAAGTACTATACGGGAATACACCGGAATCGTCCGGGAAATCCAAGGAGGAGCGGGATGACCTGTATATGGAAACCATGAAGGAGCTCCATGAAAAGTATCCGGACGATCATGAGATAACGGCTTTTTACGGACTCTCCATACTTGGAACTGCACACGAGGGAAGAGATTATTTTATCTATATGAAAGCAGCCGCAGAGTTGTTTGATGTCTGGAATGAAAACCAAAAACATCCGGGAGCCGCGCACTACCTGATTCACTCATTTGACGATCCTGTGCACGCACCGCTGGGGCTTCCGATGGCCAAAGCCTATTCAGAGATTGCACCCGCAGCTGCGCACGCGCAGCATATGACGTCGCATATTTTCCTTGCACTGGGAATGTGGGATGGCGTTATCGATGCCAATGAAACGGCCAGGGATGTGCAGACCGCACGCCAGGCTGAACTGAACGAAGCCCTCACCGTTTGTGGCCACTACCCGTGGTGGCTCCAGTACGGGTATCTGCAGGAGGGCAGGGTTCAGGATGCGATGAGCGTGCTGGAAACCTGCAGTGAACGCATTGAAGGAGATCCAAGCCAGTCGGAAATGTGGCATTTTGCAGTAATGAGAGGTCACTATATCGTTGATACCGAAAATTGGGGAGATGCCAAAAACTGGATGGCAGAGATTGATGCAGAATCCTACGCTGCACGGAACTTCTACTTTACATCCGCACTGGCTGCTATCCACCGGGATGAAATGAGTGAAGCCAGAGACTATCTGGAAAAACTGGAGCAGTCGCCCGATGCACCGGAAAGGGATATTCAGTTGAATCAAATCAGGGGGCTGCTCTTAATTGCAGAGGGCAGAACCGATGAAGGTCTGGATCTGTTAAATCAGGCTGTAGCTGCAGAATTGGAGCTGCCGGTAGATTTCGGTCCGCCGTCGATTGTGAAGCCTTCCCTGGAGCTTCTGGGGGATGTGTTAATGGAGATGGGAAATCACAGCGAAGCTCACGAAGCCTATCAAAAACAGCTGGAGCGGACACCGAACAGGATGAGATCCGTTTCAGGAACGGAAAAGTCTGCACAGCTCTCGGGCGCTGCCGCATCCATGCAATAA
- the typA gene encoding translational GTPase TypA: MIKDIRNIAIIAHVDHGKTTLVDQMLRQSGTFRENQQVDERVMDSGDLEKEKGITISSKNTAVLWKGTKINIVDTPGHADFGGEVERILKMVNGVILLVDAAEGPLPQTKFVLRKSLALGYRPIVLINKIDRKDARPDEVLNMIFDLFVSLDADDEQLDFPVLYAIGIEGIAKEELEEEGKDLSPLFDLIVNHIPAPEQNADAPFKMLVSSVDWNDYVGRIAIGRLEQGTIKTNQEIVLLDRKGKQKEKAKATKLFTFNGLNREPVDAAYAGDIFALAGYEDVEIGDTLTHVSDPRPIDYYDIDQPTMAMYFRVNNSPFAGKEGDYVTSNMIKDRLQKEIRTNVSIRVEQTDNPDVFRVAGRGELQLAILIETMRREGYEFAVSRPEVLFREVDGKLHEPFEEVVIDVHSDYSNRVIDNLQKRKGIMTSMVQEGENNRIEFKVPSRGLIGFRGEMLTETRGTGIMHQQFDEYGPFAGEIPGRTRGALISLEQGDVTPYALEGLQDRGQFIVEPGNPVYTGQVVGINNRADDLVINVVKKKNLTNHRATQTADSVKISQAKKMSLEQCIEFIDRDELLEVTPKSLRIRKLYLDHNERKRAEKKKELV, encoded by the coding sequence ATGATCAAAGACATTCGAAATATCGCCATTATTGCTCACGTAGACCACGGAAAAACCACTCTTGTGGACCAGATGCTGCGTCAGAGCGGAACATTCAGAGAGAATCAGCAGGTTGACGAGCGCGTCATGGACTCCGGTGACCTGGAGAAGGAGAAGGGCATTACGATCAGCTCCAAGAATACGGCCGTTCTCTGGAAAGGCACCAAAATCAATATCGTGGATACGCCCGGTCACGCCGACTTTGGCGGTGAGGTAGAGCGCATCCTGAAAATGGTGAACGGCGTTATTCTGCTTGTGGATGCAGCCGAAGGCCCGCTGCCCCAAACCAAGTTTGTGCTCCGCAAATCTCTTGCGCTGGGGTATCGTCCCATTGTGCTCATCAATAAGATCGACCGTAAAGATGCGCGTCCCGATGAAGTGCTCAACATGATTTTTGATCTTTTTGTATCCCTGGATGCGGATGACGAACAGCTCGACTTCCCTGTTCTCTACGCCATCGGTATTGAAGGAATTGCCAAAGAGGAGCTGGAGGAGGAGGGCAAAGACCTGTCGCCCCTGTTTGATCTGATCGTAAACCATATTCCCGCACCGGAGCAAAACGCAGATGCCCCGTTCAAAATGCTCGTGAGCAGCGTGGACTGGAACGACTATGTGGGCAGGATTGCCATTGGCCGCCTGGAGCAGGGTACCATCAAAACCAACCAGGAGATCGTGCTTCTCGACCGCAAGGGGAAGCAGAAGGAGAAGGCAAAGGCAACCAAGCTGTTCACCTTTAACGGGCTGAACCGCGAGCCGGTGGATGCGGCCTATGCGGGAGATATTTTCGCTCTTGCAGGCTACGAGGACGTAGAGATCGGGGACACCCTGACCCATGTATCGGATCCTCGGCCAATCGACTACTATGACATCGATCAGCCCACCATGGCGATGTATTTCCGTGTGAACAATTCGCCTTTTGCAGGCAAGGAGGGTGACTATGTTACATCCAACATGATCAAAGACCGCCTCCAGAAGGAGATCCGTACCAACGTTTCCATTCGCGTGGAGCAGACCGACAACCCGGATGTATTCCGTGTGGCCGGACGCGGGGAACTCCAGCTGGCCATTTTGATTGAAACGATGCGCCGCGAGGGATATGAGTTTGCAGTGTCGCGTCCGGAGGTGCTTTTCCGTGAAGTGGATGGCAAGCTTCACGAGCCGTTTGAGGAAGTGGTGATCGATGTGCACAGCGATTACAGCAACCGGGTGATTGACAATCTTCAGAAGCGCAAGGGAATCATGACTTCCATGGTGCAGGAAGGAGAGAATAACCGCATTGAGTTCAAGGTACCCTCACGAGGACTGATCGGCTTTCGGGGCGAGATGCTCACCGAAACAAGAGGAACAGGAATCATGCATCAGCAATTTGACGAGTACGGTCCCTTTGCGGGTGAGATTCCGGGACGCACACGTGGTGCACTCATATCACTGGAGCAGGGTGATGTAACTCCGTATGCCCTTGAAGGCCTGCAGGATCGCGGACAGTTTATCGTCGAGCCGGGAAATCCGGTCTATACGGGTCAGGTGGTTGGAATTAACAACCGGGCCGATGATCTGGTGATTAACGTTGTGAAAAAGAAAAACCTCACAAACCACCGGGCTACGCAAACGGCTGATTCAGTAAAAATCTCCCAGGCAAAAAAGATGAGCCTGGAGCAGTGCATTGAATTTATTGACCGAGACGAACTTCTTGAGGTAACGCCAAAAAGTCTGCGAATCCGTAAGCTTTACCTCGATCATAATGAGCGAAAGAGGGCGGAGAAGAAGAAAGAGCTGGTTTAA
- a CDS encoding GNAT family N-acetyltransferase: MEAHLLLEAKLEMIGSVTDFTYKWCVNMGLDQQSAARMSLCMDEVLTDIVLYAFKGEKGYVEIWYQYSPSEIELIIQEKGEPYDPAKYTYNPEHALAENDFKGASQETVKQMADDFLFLNRGKDGKEYRIVRKFRFPHILDVVPAGYDFNGEDEEEDAEAEQNFLITPVTSEDAEDIAKLIYRSYSYSYPKEDLYFPQRIETAIRNEYKYGTIVRTESGRPVGYFAVVKSTDSMIGEVTEAVVSPAYRNRGLMKKMMLNLIEMSRQRGLSGLFGMALTNHIFSQKVNSKYGFKSAALIISKTGKRIFKGMEKSHLDMVSVVLDFLPLTKQWVRPPVLPEIYAGLITEIYDQFDDPVPARSDDEPVSSRKTKTDMQLSINYESQSALITVKTYGATFEESCARMLKSTEEITLTSLYIDLPMNDTYIDTAISWLKKNGFILSGLMPFFHQEQDYLRMQKIVNDVKFDEIETFTDIAGKLKNVIQNEYNELQKDQ, from the coding sequence ATGGAAGCACATCTGCTCCTGGAAGCAAAACTGGAAATGATTGGGTCTGTCACCGATTTCACATACAAATGGTGTGTGAATATGGGGCTGGATCAGCAGAGTGCTGCCCGGATGTCGCTCTGCATGGACGAAGTACTGACCGACATTGTTCTCTACGCATTTAAGGGTGAAAAAGGATATGTGGAGATCTGGTACCAGTATTCCCCTTCCGAAATAGAGCTGATCATCCAGGAGAAAGGGGAGCCCTACGACCCCGCGAAGTACACCTACAATCCTGAACATGCACTCGCCGAAAATGACTTCAAGGGAGCCTCTCAGGAAACGGTAAAGCAGATGGCGGATGATTTTCTGTTTTTAAACCGTGGAAAAGATGGAAAAGAGTATCGGATAGTCAGAAAATTCAGGTTTCCACATATTCTCGATGTTGTTCCCGCCGGGTATGATTTTAACGGTGAGGATGAGGAGGAAGACGCTGAAGCAGAGCAGAATTTCCTCATCACGCCGGTTACCAGCGAGGATGCGGAAGATATCGCCAAATTAATCTATCGCTCCTACAGTTACAGCTATCCCAAAGAGGATTTATACTTTCCGCAAAGGATTGAAACGGCAATCCGCAACGAATATAAATACGGCACCATTGTCCGAACGGAGTCGGGACGCCCCGTAGGGTATTTTGCGGTCGTAAAAAGTACCGATTCCATGATCGGAGAAGTGACCGAGGCAGTTGTATCACCCGCCTACCGCAATCGCGGCCTGATGAAAAAAATGATGCTGAACCTGATCGAAATGAGCCGGCAAAGAGGATTGTCCGGTCTCTTCGGCATGGCTCTTACAAACCACATTTTCAGTCAGAAGGTTAACAGTAAATATGGTTTTAAAAGTGCAGCACTGATCATTTCAAAGACCGGTAAACGCATTTTCAAGGGAATGGAAAAGAGCCACCTGGATATGGTGAGTGTTGTACTCGACTTTTTGCCTCTCACAAAGCAGTGGGTGCGTCCACCGGTACTGCCGGAAATCTACGCCGGTCTTATCACGGAAATCTATGATCAGTTTGACGATCCCGTTCCTGCACGATCCGACGACGAACCGGTATCAAGTCGCAAGACAAAAACAGACATGCAGCTCTCCATCAACTACGAAAGTCAGTCTGCACTGATAACGGTGAAAACGTATGGTGCCACATTCGAGGAAAGCTGTGCGCGTATGCTGAAAAGTACGGAGGAGATTACACTTACGTCACTGTATATCGATTTGCCAATGAACGACACCTATATCGATACAGCTATATCCTGGCTGAAAAAGAATGGGTTTATTCTCTCCGGACTGATGCCATTTTTCCATCAGGAACAGGATTATCTGAGAATGCAGAAAATAGTCAATGATGTGAAATTTGATGAGATCGAGACGTTTACCGATATAGCCGGAAAGCTGAAAAATGTGATTCAGAATGAATACAATGAACTACAAAAAGACCAGTGA
- a CDS encoding flavin reductase family protein, whose translation MEDDKPTLTTLNLDFPVWEQIFTVHPLVIVGTTDENDEPNLAPKHMAFPLGWKNYFGFVCTPRHATYQNIKKTGVFTVTYPKPDQVVITSLTATPRCDDGTKPDLEAVKTFPASEIKGHFVEDGYLFLECKLVKFVDGFGDNSLILAEIIAARAWNDVIKNPSHSDNELIYNHPQLVYVAPGRYAIVSETQSFPFPDDFKK comes from the coding sequence ATGGAAGACGATAAGCCCACTTTAACCACTCTCAACCTTGATTTTCCGGTATGGGAACAGATCTTTACCGTACATCCCCTGGTTATTGTCGGTACGACAGATGAGAATGACGAACCGAATTTAGCTCCCAAACATATGGCCTTTCCGCTTGGCTGGAAAAACTATTTCGGTTTTGTATGTACTCCGCGTCATGCAACGTATCAAAACATTAAGAAAACAGGTGTGTTTACCGTAACCTATCCCAAACCCGATCAGGTTGTAATCACCAGTTTAACAGCCACGCCGCGGTGTGATGACGGCACCAAACCGGACCTGGAGGCGGTTAAAACCTTCCCGGCTTCAGAGATCAAAGGTCACTTTGTGGAGGACGGTTATCTGTTTCTGGAATGCAAACTGGTGAAATTCGTGGATGGATTTGGGGATAATAGCTTGATTCTGGCTGAAATTATCGCTGCAAGAGCCTGGAATGATGTCATCAAAAATCCATCACACTCCGACAATGAGTTGATCTACAATCATCCGCAGCTGGTATATGTTGCCCCGGGACGCTATGCGATTGTCAGTGAAACACAGTCGTTTCCTTTTCCCGACGATTTTAAAAAATGA
- a CDS encoding M20/M25/M40 family metallo-hydrolase, with protein sequence MVTKKESEAILDECLSRKKEYLNLLGRLVKIETPPADSRAHQKLFGVLEKELSSVRYLSSHYPGINSGGQILAKPESLNGSCYQLMLGHIDTVWPKGTLDKMPFAHEGDVYKGPGIYDMKAGITMMIQALKIMNDLELSPRVTPVIFINSDEETGSRDSVYRIRNLARAMNRVYVLEPSLDPEGKLKTRRKGVGHFDVIIKGVSSHAGIEPEKGRSAIVELSFLIQKLNELNDPENGISVNVGKIGGGTNTNVVAGESSAAVDVRVLTKKDAERIRESILDIEPTTPGVELQITGGFKRPPLVRNQRNRTLWNEAVKISKRLGIGLSEGISGGGSDGSYTSLFTATLDGLGAVGDGAHSPTEKIFLDKTLERIALLIHLLMLPEQKTAE encoded by the coding sequence ATGGTCACGAAGAAAGAATCTGAAGCGATACTTGATGAATGCCTTTCACGTAAAAAGGAGTATCTGAACCTTTTAGGAAGGCTGGTAAAAATTGAGACACCACCGGCCGATTCCAGGGCACATCAAAAGTTGTTCGGCGTACTGGAGAAGGAGCTCTCATCGGTGCGATACCTTAGCAGCCACTACCCCGGCATTAACAGCGGGGGACAGATTTTAGCAAAACCGGAATCCCTGAACGGCAGCTGTTATCAATTGATGCTGGGACATATTGATACCGTCTGGCCCAAAGGAACACTTGATAAGATGCCGTTTGCACATGAGGGCGACGTGTATAAAGGGCCTGGCATTTATGATATGAAAGCCGGTATCACCATGATGATTCAGGCGCTTAAAATCATGAACGATCTTGAATTGAGCCCTCGCGTAACTCCGGTAATTTTTATCAATTCTGACGAGGAGACGGGCAGCCGGGACTCCGTTTACAGAATTCGTAACCTGGCAAGGGCGATGAACCGTGTGTACGTGCTGGAGCCGTCGCTGGATCCCGAAGGAAAGCTGAAGACACGGCGGAAGGGGGTCGGGCATTTCGATGTGATCATAAAAGGTGTATCGTCGCATGCGGGAATCGAACCCGAAAAGGGCAGAAGTGCCATTGTGGAACTCTCATTTCTAATCCAAAAACTGAATGAACTGAACGACCCGGAGAACGGAATTTCGGTAAATGTGGGGAAAATAGGCGGAGGCACCAATACGAACGTGGTTGCGGGCGAGAGCAGTGCTGCTGTTGACGTACGGGTCTTGACGAAAAAAGACGCGGAGCGAATCAGGGAAAGTATTCTGGATATTGAACCGACAACACCCGGAGTGGAACTGCAGATTACCGGGGGTTTCAAGCGCCCCCCACTGGTGCGTAACCAGAGAAACAGAACGCTTTGGAACGAAGCCGTCAAAATCAGCAAAAGACTGGGAATCGGGCTTTCAGAAGGAATATCCGGAGGCGGATCGGACGGCAGCTATACAAGTCTTTTTACTGCAACACTTGATGGCCTGGGAGCGGTAGGCGATGGCGCGCATAGTCCAACGGAAAAGATTTTTCTGGATAAAACGCTTGAACGTATCGCACTGCTGATTCACCTTCTGATGCTTCCAGAACAGAAAACTGCAGAGTAA